Proteins encoded together in one Plasmodium vivax chromosome 6, whole genome shotgun sequence window:
- a CDS encoding variable surface protein Vir12-related (encoded by transcript PVX_004539A), giving the protein MKEIFGFSLIKILTFSALVWLSPNSYGSANLGESWENRINLDNNVDVRISRLLNARPEHFRHERNVNLKERKRNMLKDEDLYESVSLNKMKNKPNAREQMQDPRFHGRPDKAPSKLKHGEHPGKRNDKLANGKIHRRSKNDSDEDQDDNFLKEPEDGYYRREDNTDYREGSTEYKKPPNNNNNQAVQKKPEVNNKNIVKLPPPPNGKVPQYMMEYYDYSKVKRGLKEKLTNMLNKMDVQFQLEFMRYLKGRKHTAEREFLELRGRKEKLAYYFKRYKVFLPIMTQSTIFSIFLLLALTATTIAAPMTVMSFITGEILLNLMYYYLKEFIKIRKIHNTFKKHGVIIKK; this is encoded by the exons ATGAAAGAAATATTCGGGTTttctttaattaaaattcttACATTTAGCGCCTTGGTATGGTTATCTCCCAACTCTTATGGG TCGGCCAATTTGGGGGAATCATGGGAGAACAGAATAAACCTAGATAACAATGTAGATGTAAGGATTAGTAGGTTATTAAATGCAAGACCCGAACATTTTAGACATGAAAGaaatgtaaatttaaaagaaagaaaacgTAATATGTTAAAAGATGAGGATCTTTATGAAAGTGTATCtctaaataaaatgaagaataaaCCTAATGCTCGGGAACAAATGCAAGATCCGAGGTTTCATGGCAGACCTGATAAAGCTCCGTCCAAATTGAAACATGGTGAACATCctggaaaaagaaacgatAAATtagcaaatggaaaaattcaTAGAAGATCAAAAAATGATTCTGATGAAGATCAAGATGATAATTTTCTAAAAGAACCAGAGGATGGTTACTATAGAAGAGAAGACAATACCGATTATAGAGAAGGAAGTactgaatataaaaaaccaccaaataataataataatcaaGCAGTACAGAAGAAGCCCgaagtaaataataaaaatatagtaaaacTCCCCCCACCACCAAATGGCAAGGTTCCTCAGTACATGATGGAATACTACGATTATAGCAAAGTAAAGAGAGgcttaaaagaaaaactgaCAAATATgcttaacaaaatggatgtaCAATTTCAATTGGAATTTATGCGTTACCTAAAAGGAAGGAAGCATACTGCGGAACGTGAATTTTTGGAACTTCGAggtagaaaagaaaaacttgcttattattttaaaaggtaCAAAGTATTCTTGCCAATTATGACACAatctacaattttttcaatatttttactgtTGGCACTTACGGCAACAACTATAGCCGCTCCAATGACTGTAATGTCTTTTATTACCGGTGAAATACTCTTGAATTTGATGTACTActatttaaaagaatttattaAGATAAGAAAAATTCACAACACTTTCAAAAAACATGgtgttataattaaaaaataa